DNA from Kitasatospora acidiphila:
CGACATCGCCACCCGAATCTTTCTGGTAGGAAGTGCCACCGATACGTAAGCTGCAGTGACGGTGACTGCCTATTACTAGGGGGACTTGGTGATTCCGGAACTGGTCAGGACGTGGGTAGCCGGCTGGGCCGTTTCGCGGCGCACTCCGCAGCCGATGGAGCTGCCCTGGGGGCTCTACCTCGACATCGGCAAACCGGCGCAGCTCGGGCGCCATGTGCTGCCCGAGGCCGAGGAGTCGGCGGTGCGGGCGGCGGTCGAGGCGGTGGCGGTGCCGCACACCTGGATCACGGTGCCGATGGAGCCGGGGGAGGTGGCGCCCTGGCTGCCCGGCGGCTGGGTGGCGGACGAGGACGAGTCCGGGCACCTGATGGCCACCGAGCTGCGGGTGACGAACCCGGCGGTGCCCGAGGGGTATGCGGCGTCGGAGGAGGTGCGGGACGGGGTCCTGTACGTCCAGGTGCACGACGCGGGCGGCGAGTTGGCGGCGAAGGGGCAGCTGGCGCTGCTGGGGGAGGCCGTGGTGGTCGACCGGGTGGTGACGGAGACCGCGCACCGCCGGCGCGGCCTGGGCGACTTCGTGATGCGGACGCTGGCCGACCGCGCGGTGGCAAGGGGCGCCACGCTGGGGGTCCTCGGGGCGACGGACGAGGGCCGAGCGCTGTACGAGACGCTGGGGTGGAAGCGGTACAGCGCGCTGGCGGACTGCATCTACCGGCCCTGGTAGGGCGGTTGGGTGCCAGTGGCCGTGTCAGTGGCCGTGTCAGGGCGGCGACAGGGTGGTGTCAGGCGAGCTGCCGATAGTTGACGCATGACTTCGAGCAACACCGCCTCGAACAACACCACTTCGATTTCGATGGAGCACACCACCATGAACAGCACCCTCACCCTGACCGCTCAGGACAAGGCCACCCTGCGGACCGCCGCGTACGGCGCCGTCTCGCTGCTGACGGCCGCCGGCGCGGCCGGTGGCAAGCCGCACCGGATCGCCACCGACGGCTCCATCGCCCTCGCCTCCGTGACCGGCGCGGTCGGGCACGTGCTCGCCGAGAAGCCGGGAGCCGTGAAGCTGGACGGCAAGAACGTCGCCGCAATCGCCGACCAGGTGCTGCCGGCCCTGACGGAGGCCATGAGCCTGCTGAAGCGGCAGGACCCGGCCGAGGCCGACAACTTCCGCAGCACCGTTGCCGTTGCCCTCCAAGCAGCCACCCACCGCTGCGAGCCCACTCCCACCATGGCGGACATGACCCGCAAGATCACCAGCGCCCTCGACGCCGCCTGATCGGGATGGCGAGCTGCGCAGCCTGCCCAGTTGTGAGTTCCACGTCGATGGCCACGGGGATTCTCGAAGGGGATCCCCGTGACGCGGCGACGCGCAACCCGCAACCCGCAACTGGGCATGTTCTGCGGATAGTTCAGCGACTCGCGGGCGCCTCCTCGGCGATCCAGGTCCGCTGGCCCGGCGTCAGCCGGTGGCACCGGCCAGCCGCACGCGTTCCCGCCAGCCCACCCGCGCCGGCACGGGATCCGGGGAGCGCACGGGTGCCGCAGTCCGGCACTCCGTGCAGCGGACCTCGTCCGCGACGACGCGGAAGCCGCGCCCGCAGTCGCCGCACATCGCCAGCTTCAGCGGCAGCTGGTCGGCCTCGTCGTCGGGCATCTTCTCCGTCAAGCGGTGCCGCAGCAGCGCGGCCGGGCACTTCAGCGGCACGGGCAGCCCGTTGCTCAGTGCATGCCGCAACCCCGCCACGCTGACGCCTCTGGCCAGCCACTCGGCGGCCAATGGTGCCAACCGGGCCGCCTCCCGTGACCCGAGCACCAGGCGCTCATCGAGTTTCCGCAGCGACAGCAGCACCCGCTCCGCCGCAGCCAGGCGCCCGTCCGCATCCGGCGGGACCGGGAGGGGGGAAGACGTGTTCTCCCCCAATGTTCCTTCCGTAGGGAGGGCGGTGCCGGGTGACGAAACGTCGGCTCGGCCGATGTTCCGTGATCCGGCACTCGGTTGTTGTCCGCCAGCTCGGCTTGGAGGGAGGGTGGCGCCGACCCGCCCGACCTTCTGTCTGTCGATGCAGCCAACTTCGCCGCTTCCTCCGCCTGGTGGGAGGGCGGTGCCGATCCGCTCGACCTTCCGTACCCCGGTGCAGCCAACTTCACCGCCTCCTCCGCCTGATGGGAGGGCGGTACCGCGTACCGAAACGTCGACCCGCTCGACCTTCCGTGCCCCGGTGCAGCCAACTCCACCGCCTCCTCCGCCTGGTGGGAGGACAGCGCCGGGTACCGAAACATCGGCCCACTCGACCTTCCGTCCCCCGGCGCAGCCAACACCCCCAACTCCCCGCCGCTCCGCGAAGATCCCCGTCGCCTCTTCCGCCCCCAACGGCACACTCGACACCAGTGACTCCGACCGCACCTGCCCGGCCGCGCTGCGCCACTTCGTCGAGTGCAGCAGCCCCTTCTTGCCCAGCTGCCGCCGCGCCCGGTCCGCTGTGATCCGACCGCCCGTCAACCCGGCGGCCAGCTCCGTCACCGTGGTCTTCCGCGCCGCCGCGTCCGACAGCGCCAACGCCCGAACCAGCAGCCGGAAGGCGGAATCTGAGAGATCGTCATCCCAGATGTGAGCGTTGGCAATCTGCGTAAAGGCGCGCGCGGGCGCGATAACATTCCTAAGCATCCTCAGTGGGTCCTTTGCCACTGGGCGGATGAAGAGCCCGGCCAGGTGTGGCAACACCCGCCCGGGCTCGCCCCTTGTCCGTTCGGGGGCGACCCGCTCCACGGCGCACGCTACACCGCTCCCACCCCGCCAAACGGCTCTCCGTGCTCGCAACGCCACTCTGCGCAACCATCCACGCGCCCCCGTGCGCCCCGTGATCCACCCCACCCACAGAGAATCCACAAGGTTCCTTGCGATCCTCGCCGCAGTTTCGGCGGCGACAGAAGCGGAGCACGTGATGTTCTCAAGGAGACGACTCTGCGCGTTGGTGGCGGCGCTGTTCGTGGGACTGACCGCCTCGGCATGTGCGGGGAAGGGCAGCGTCGCAGGTAGCAGTACCAGCGCATCGCCGCCCTCCGCGGCGGCGGGTTCGACGGCGCCGGGCCCCGCGGCGACGGTTCCCATCACCATGGGCCACCAGGGCAGTTCGCCGTATCGCCCGATGGTGATGGTGTCGGTCGGCGGGGGGCCGGCGGTTCCGGTACACCTGGACACCGGGTCGAGCGGCCTGGTGCTGGCGGCCACCGCCGTAGGTTCCGGGGCCCATGACACCGGGCGTGCCTCCTCGGTGCACTACGGGAGTCCCGATGCGGGCAACACCCTGAACTACCGGGTGGCCGATGCGATGGTCAGCTTCCCTGGCACGGGAATCGCGACGCCCGCGCCGGTCGCGGTCGGCGTCATCGACCAGGATGCCGCCGATGCCAAGGCGTTCCAGGCCCAGAACGGCGACAGCGGCGCCCAGGGCACCCTCGGCATCGCGCTGGGTGGGCCCACCCCGGCGTCGAAAGAGCTGATGTCCGTGCTCACCCAGTTGGGAGCACCGCATTCCGACGGGTACACCGTGGCGCTCACTCCCACCGGCGGAACACTGACGCTCGGTGCGCCGAATCCGACCGCGAGCAGCGTCGTGTTGCCGCTGACCAAGGCGGACGGGACATACGCGGACGGGCGCCCGATCTGGGAACGGCTCGTGACCTTGTGCTGGCAGGCCGGTCAATCCCACAACTGCGGACCGACGACCCTCGATACCGGCGCCCCAGCGCAGAAGCTCTCAGTCCTTCACGCGCAAGGGGACGTTCCGCAGAACAACGGCGTGATCGCCCAAGGCACTCGGATCACCCTGGCGGCCCCTGGCGGCGGTCCTGTGCTGGAGGACATCACCAGTGGCTCCGGTCCAACACCGGACACGAACACCAAGGTGAACGCCATCACGGATCAGTCCAACAGCGGTGTCCGGTTCTTCCTGGTCAACACCGTCGGCTTCAACCGCATCACCGGCCAGGCCGTCATCACACCCACCCCAGCTCGATGACGGCCGACTGCGACTTCTCGGAGCCTCCTCGGGATACCGAGGCAGCCCTACCGGCCCGCAGTGTTGACTGGCTCCTCCGCGAGCGAGATGCGGTAGTGGGCAAAGCCGTCGGCCTCACCGATCAGGGCGAAACCGGCCTTCAGCAACACTCGACCGGAGGCGGCGTTCTCCGGCAGATGCTTCGCGCTGACGGCTGTCAGGGCCAGTGGATTGAACGCCAGTGTGAGGAGTTCGCGGACGGCGGCCGTTGCATATCCCCGACCCCAGCAGTCGTGACGAATGATGTAGCTCAGCCGCCCTGTTGTCGCGTCGGCGCGGAGTTTGATGACGCCGACCAAGTTCGATGCCACCTCGACACCGAGGATGTGCTGTACCCGTGGATCTTGCTGACGCCAGGCGATGCAGCGAGCGATGTACTCAGTAGCTTCCGTCGCGCTCATCTCGTCGCGTCCGAGGTACCTCACGGACTCGCCGTGGTAGATCTGGCGCACATCTTCGGCATCATGCGGAGAAAGCTCCCTCAGGATCACAACCCCTCCAGGGTGGCGGCCAGCTCGATGGCCGTGGGCCGGTCGGCAGCTTTGGCCAGCAACACGTCGCGGAGCACGTAGCCGACTGCGGACCAGTCGGGTTTGGTGCTGAGCGGGACGGTGCCCAAGGCGATGGCGTCACGGATGCCATCCGGTCCGGCCGCTCGGTGGTCGATGCCGATGGCCGCATAGTCAAGTGGCCATCGGCCGGTCGTGCAGGTCCACAGGGTGCCGGCGAGGGTGTACACCTCGGCGGCCATGGTGGGCTTCACGGGCCGGATTCCGGCCTGGATCGAGGCGGCCAGCTCAGGGGCCAGGAGATGGACGATGCCGCCCTTGAAGAAGGCCGACTGCTCGAAATCGGGGTGCCAGGACCAGGAGAAGTCGATCAGCCGCGCACCCGCCCCGTGTGGATACCGTGGGCGGGTTGGAGATCGGAGTGGACCCAACCGGCGACGTGGAGTCCGGCAACCGCTCGGCACAGGTCGACGGATGCGGCAAGTGCGACGGGGCGGTCGGCGGGCCGTCCCTCGCGGGCGCCGGCGAAGACATTCCACGTTGACGGCCCGGCCAGCCACGGGGTGATGTACCAGACCCCGCCGTCGTGGCGGCCGGACGTGACGCTGTAGCCGGGCAACTGGTCCAGGACGGCGGCTTCCCTGGCGGTGGGCTCCTCGCCCTCGCCGTACCCCGCCTTGATCGCCACCGTCGCCACGGTGCCGGCCGCCTTCCAAACGGCACAACCGCGTCGGTCGGTGATCTCGGTCAGGACGATGCGGCCACAGGCGGCCTCGGCAGCGCTCACTGCCTCGGACGGGCAGGCAGGGAACTCGCCCATGCTCGTACCGCCTTCCAATCGCAGGGGACGTGTTCGAACACGTCCCGCCCGTCGTCGTCGGCTACTGGACCGAGCAGGTCCTCCAGGCGACTGGCGGCGCGGGAGTCGACGTCGTGTTCGACGGTGTGGGCGGGGAGATCGGCCGGGCCGCGTTCGAGCTGACGGCCCGCCATGGCCGATTCTTCGTGCACGGCGCCTCCAGCGGTCAGCTGACAGCGATCGAGCCCGTGGAGGCGCAGAAGTGCGGAGTTGAGGTGATCGGAATCGAGCAGCTGTACGGGTTTCGGCCGCGGATGCACCAGTGGGCCGAACAGGTGATGGCAGAGGCGGTCGCGGGCCGAGTTCGGCCCGTCATCGGACAGACCTTCCCGCTGGATCACGCCGCGGACGCGCACGCTGCGATCGAAAGCCGAAGCGCCCTGGGTAAGACCCTGCTCCTGATCTGACCACCCCCGCAGGCATAGCCTCACTTACCGCGCTCTCAGAGCCTCCTCGGGACACCCGTGCGCAAGTCACAACTGAGCTCTTGTTGTGGACAGTTGTTCATACCCATAACGGCGGGGCAGCCGTCGGCGACTTCGACGCAACTGCCGTTGCTGGCACCCCTGTGGGTGGGCTTGCGTCAGGATGTGGGGAGCAAGGCGCCGAGGTGGATGCGGAGTTGGGGACTCAGAAGGGGGCGGCGGGGGATGGCGAAGACGCGGGAAGCGAGCGAGGACGACTCGATCAGGATCATGCAGATCGTGATCGGATCCGTCCTGGTGGTGGTGCTGGGTGCCGTCGCGGGGTTGGTCGTGGGGGAGCTGCTGCGTTAGAGGGCGCCACGCTTGAGGGCGGAGAGGAAGGCTGACCAGGCGTCAGGGTGAAGGTGAGGGCCGGGCCGGCGGGGTCCTTGGAGTCACGCACGGGGAGGGCGCCGGTGAAGCCGTCGGCGATCTCGACGCAGCTGCCGTTGCTGGCACCGCTGTGGGTGGACTTGCGCCAGGAAGCCGGGCGTAGACCGTGGTCACTGCGCATGTGCGTATTCCTCCGCCGCTGTCTTGGTCAGTGCGAGCGACGCCTCCTGCGACAGTGCGGTCGCCCTGAGCAGATCGTAGTTCATCTGGCATTTGGCAACCACGGCTGGATCATCGAGCAACTGCCCAGAGCACGGCCCTTCCGCGTACGCCACAGGGGGTTCCTCGGCGAAGCTCATGATCTGGAGCATGCCTTCGAGAAGGGCATACACCCCTGCGCTGAACGGCACCACCTGCAGAATGATTCGGTGGTCCTCGGCGAACTGCACGATGTGCCATAGCTGTTCGCTCATGACGACAGGGCCGCCTACCGGTCGTCGCAGGATCGACTCATCGAGGATCGCCCACAACTCCGGCATTGTTTCCCGCGCGGATTCCGTGAGAATTCGAGCCCTGGCCATGCGGGCGGCGACCATCTCGTCGATGGCTTCATCGGTGAGCAGGGGATGGCCAGAACGGAAGACCGCCCGCGCATATGCGGGCGTTTGTAGGAGGCCAGGGACGAGCAGGGGGCTGTACTCGCAGATCTTTTGCGCACATGCCTCCAACTCGGAAGCGGCCGCGAAGTGATCGGCGAACGGCGAGTCTTTGTGCAGCTTCTCGCACATCCGCGCAAAGAGCCCGTTCGTCCCCAGCGCCTGGTCGAACAGCTTGGCGAGCGGCAGCTGCGGCCGGCGCGTCGCGTTCTCGAACTGCCCGATGTAGGTGCCCGAACAGTGCACCTTGTCGCCCAACTGCTGCTGGGAGAGCCCCGCTGCCTCGCGGTGGAACTTCAACTCATCGCCGAAGTACCGCCAATCGAACTTCACGTCGCTCACCGTGGCCGCCTTCGCCTGAACAACCTTACTGTTGGTGCTCACCTGCTGGCGCAACGTCACCATCTCCCGCCATCGTGGAACGGCAAGCCCGCACTATCGGCCACCGTGCCACAGGGGAGGCCCTGCCATGCCCGAAACCGTTGCCAAATCACCCGCAGGAGGGGCGGAAGGCGAATGCTGGTTGCCGCGCAGCGACCGTTCCCCGGCCAGAGCCCGCGCCGCACTCCGTGACCTACTCGCCCGCGTCAAGGGCGGTGAACGCTACGCCGATCGCGGTGAGTTGCTGCTCTCCGAACTCGTCACCAACGCCGTGGTACACGGGAAGAACGACGGCACCCGGATCCACGTGAAGCTCGCACTCCGCGACGACCTGCTCCGCATCGAGGTGCACGACCGCATCGAGGGCACCCCGCTGCCCCGTCAGACCACCGCCGACGACTCGTCGGGTCGCGGCCTGCACCTGGTCGACTCGCTCGCTCTCCGCTGGGGCTGCGGCCCGCGCGGGGACGGCTACCTCGGCAAGGTGGTCTGGTGCGAGACCGCCCCGGAGGAGGGGTGATAGCAACGGCGGAGGCCTCCGATCCACCAGGATCGGAGGCCTCCGCCGTTGGACTAGCGCCTTACTTGGTCAGGTCCGGCCCAGCCGCCGGAGCCGCCACCGCAGCCGGGGTGTCGGCCACAGCGGTCTTCTCCTCGCCGCGGAAGGTGAACTTGGCCTCCTTGCCCTCACCCTCCACGCCCACGACCACGATGTGGCCGGCGCGCAGCTCGCCGAAGAGGATCTTCTCCGAGAGGTGGTCCTCGATCTCGCGCTGGATGGTGCGGCGCAGCGGACGGGCACCCAGCAGCGGGTCGTAACCGCGCTTGGCGAGCAGCTTCTTGGCCTCGATGCTGAGCTCCAGGCCCATGTCGCGGTCCTTGAGGCGGGCATCCACCTTGTCGATCATCAGGTCGACGATCTGGATGATGTCTTCCTCGGTCAGCTGGTGGAACACCACGATGTCGTCGACACGGTTGAGGAACTCGGGGCGGAAGTGCTGCTTGAGCTCCTCGCCGACCTTGGCCTTCATCCGCTCGTACCCGGACTGGGTGTCGCCCGAGGCCGCGAAGCCCAGGCCGAAGCCCTTGGAGATGTCCCGGGTGCCGAGGTTGGTGGTCATGATGATGACCGTGTTCTTGAAGTCCACGACCCGGCCCTGGGAGTCGGTCAGGCGACCGTCCTCCAGGATCTGCAGCAGCGAGTTGAAGATGTCCGGGTGGGCCTTCTCGACCTCGTCGAAGAGGACGACCGAGAACGGCTTGCGGCGCACCTTCTCGGTGAGCTGGCCGCCCTCCTCGTAGCCCACGTAGCCGGGCGGGGAGCCGAACAGCCGGGAGACGGTGTGCTTCTCGCTGAACTCCGACATGTCGAGGGAGATCAGCGCGTCCTCGTCGCCGAAGAGGAACTCGGCCAGCGTCTTGGACAGCTCGGTCTTACCGACACCGGACGGACCGGCGAAGATGAACGACCCACCGGGGCGCTTCGGGTCCTTGAGGCCCGCACGGGTACGCCGGATGGCCTGGGAGAGTGCCTTGATGGCGTCCTTCTGGCCGATGACGCGCTTGTGCAGCTCGTCCTCCATGCGCAGCAGGCGGGAGGACTCCTCCTCGGTCAGCTTGAAGACCGGGATGCCGGTGGCGGTGGCCAGGACCTCGGCGATGAGCTCCTCGTCGACCTCCGCGACGACATCCATGTCGCCGGCCTTCCACTCCTTCTCGCGCTTCGCCTTGGCGTTCAGGAGCTGCTTCTCGTCGTCACGCAGCGAGGCGGCCTTCTCGAAGTCCTGCGCGTCGATCGCGCTCTCCTTCTCGCGGCGCACCGCGGCGATCTTCTCGTCGAACTCGCGCAGGTCCGGCGGCGCGGTCATCCGGCGGATCCGCATCCGGGAGCCGGCCTCGTCGATCAGGTCGATCGCCTTGTCCGGCAGGAAGCGGTCCGAGATGTACCGGTCGGCCAGGGTGGCGGCGGCGACCAGGGCGGCGTCGGTGATGGAGACCCGGTGGTGGGCCTCGTACCGGTCGCGCAGACCCTTGAGGATCTCGATGGTGTGCGGCAGCGACGGCTCCGCGACCTGGATCGGCTGGAAGCGGCGCTCCAGCGCGGCGTCCTTCTCCAGGTGCTTGCGGTACTCGTCGAGCGTGGTGGCACCGATGGTCTGCAGCTCACCGCGGGCCAGCATCGGCTTCAGGATGCTGGCGGCGTCGATCGCGCCCTCCGCGGCGCCCGCGCCGACCAGGGTGTGCAGCTCGTCGATGAACAGGATGATGTCGCCGCGGGTGCGGATCTCCTTGAGCACCTTCTTCAGGCGCTCCTCGAAGTCACCGCGGTAGCGGGAACCTGCCACCAGGGCGCCCAGGTCCAGCGTGTAGAGCTGCTTGTCCTTGAGCGTCTCGGGGACCTCGCCCTTGACGATCGCCTGGGCCAGGCCCTCGACGACCGCGGTCTTGCCGACACCCGGCTCACCGATCAGGACGGGGTTGTTCTTGGTGCGGCGGGACAGCACCTGCATGACCCGCTCGATCTCCTTCTCGCGCCCGATGACCGGGTCGAGCTTGGTCTCGCGAGCGGCCTGCGTGAGGTTGCGGCCGAACTGGTCCAGGACCAGCGAGGTCGACGGGGTGCCCTCGGCGGGACCGCCGGCCGTCGCCGACTCCTTGCCGCCGCCCTGGTAACCGGAGAGCAGCTGGATGACCTGCTGCCGCACCCGGTTGAGGTCGGCGCCCAGCTTCACCAGGACCTGGGCGGCGACGCCCTCGCCCTCGCGGATCAGGCCGAGCAGGATGTGCTCCGTGCCGATGTAGTTGTGGCCGAGCTGAAGGGCCTCGCGGAGCGACAGCTCCAGCACCTTCTTCGCCCGGGGGTGAAGGGGATGTGGCCGGACGGGGCCTGCTGGCCCTGCCCGATGATCTCCTCGACCTGCTGGCGGACCGCCTCAAGAGAGATCCCGAGGCTCTCCAGGGCCTTAGCGGCGACACCCTCGCCCTCGTGGATCAAGCCCAGGAGGATGTGCTCGGTGCCGATGTAGTTGTGGTTGAGCATCCGGGCTTCTTCCTGAGCCAGGACGACAACCCGCCGCGCGCGGTCGGTGAACCTCTCGAACATCGTTAATCGCTCCTCAGAGCGGTCGGGCAGTTCGGGGACTGTCCCCGCCCTGTCCTTCCGCATGCTAGTCCCGCTCAGCGGCGCGGCCCACGTAGTTCCCCGCGGTGCACGGGGATATCTAAGCTGCGCGACCAGCCGACACCCTTCCCAACCTGATGCTGGGAGACGGTGTTCCCGCCAGTGCGGCCGATGCACGTGTTCCCGCTACGCCAATGGCGAACACGCTCCGGACCGGAGCCCCGCGAACCGCACTGATGGCCGTCCCACCTGCATTCATACCGGAAATTCCGGTGCTTCTCGTGCAGTTTCCCGGGTGGCGTTGTTCGCCAGGCGAGAAGTCCGCCCGGCCGGGCCCCGAGTGACAGGGGTTCAGCCGGAGGCGGGCCCGGGGTGGGGCGCCGGTGCCGCCGAACGGGGTCGGTCGGCGTGACCGTGCCGTTGATCCAGCGTTGCACAGTCCATGACTGATCACACGGCCACGGCGCCCGCCGCCGCGCCCGGCCGCAGGGCCGGTCGCGGCGCTGCCCCCGGGCACGGCCACGGGGCGCGGAGGGAGGCCCTCCGCGCCCCGTCGTGGCGGCCGGGCCGCGCGGTCGCCGGTGCCGTGGCGCCGACGGATCAGGCGGCGCCGACCTGTGCGGCCTCGTAGGCCTCCCGCACGTTGCTCGGGACCCGGCCGCGGTCGTTCACGTTGTAGCCGTTGTCCTTCGCCCACGTGCGGATCTTGGCCGTGTCCGCACTGCCGGAGGACGGACGGGCCGAGCCGCGGCCGCCGGTGCGGCGCGCGCTGGTGAGCCGGCCGCTCTGCTTGCGGCCCTTGTCGACGTACGGAGCGAGCAGGCTGCGCAGCTTCTCCGCGTTGTCGGACTTCAGGTCGATCTCGTAGGCAACGCCGTCGAGGGCGAACGTCACCGTCTCGTCCGCCGAACCGCCGTCGAGATCGTCTTCAAGAATGACCTGCACCCTCTGTGCCACGGGACTCCCTTTCCGCTTAACGATCCAATGCCTTAGGGAAAGGAAACCGCCTTTTCTCGGAAAACACAAACCCCGGGCTGTTCGGGGGACGGAGTCATGTGCGGTACGGCAAGTCCCCCGGGCCGGTTCACAGGTGCAGCAGCATGCGGGAGTTGCCCAGGGTGTTGGGCTTCACCCGCTCCAGGTCGAGGAACTCCGCCACTCCTTCGTCGTAGGAGCGAAGGAGTTCTTCATACACTTCCGTAGCGATGACGGCGGGGTCTGTCGTACCATCATCGGTTTCCCCGATCTCCACGAAGCCGTGTTTCGCGAAGAACGCGACCTCGAACGTCAAGCAGAAAATCCGACGTACGCCCAGCCAGCGCGCGGTCTGCAGCAGCTTGTCCAACAGGATGTGCCCGATCCCGTGGCCGCGGCAGATCGGATCCACCGCCAGGGTGCGGACCTCGGCCAGGTCTTCCCACATCACGTGCAGCGCCCCGCACGCCACCACCCTGCCATCCTCATCGCGTTCCGCGACCCAGAACTCCTGGATGGATTCGAACAGTGTGACGGTCGGCTTGTCGAGCAGAATACCGTCGCGTGAGTAGGCGTCGATGAGCCGGCGCACGGCCCGCACATCACTGGTCCGCGCCCGGCGGATGGTGACCTCCATGGCGGGACGTTATCGCGTCGGGCCTTCCGCCTCCGGACCGGCCACCCGGAGCGCGTCACCGAGGGCTTCCCGCTGCTCGGCCGACATCATGCCGAAGAAGTGCACCAGGGCCGCCGCGGGATTGTCACTGGTGGCCCAGGCGTCGTGCATCAGTGTTGCTGTGTACGCCTCACGGGACGACACGGGCGCATATCGATAGGCCCGGCCGTCCCGTTCCCGGCGCAGCCAGCCCTTTCGATAGAGCTTGTCGAGCACGGTCATCACGGTGGTGTAGGCGATATCCCGTTCCGCGCGCAGATCGAGCAGCACCTCGCGAACCGTCACCGGGCGGTTCCACTCCCACACCCGGGTCATGACGGCGTTCTCCAGTTCGCCCAGTGGCCGGACCATATGACCACTTTAGGGATATTTGTCCGGAAAATGCGGAAGGCCGCTCCCTGGGCGGGGAGCGGCCTTCCGCGGGCGGGTGGCCCGCCGCACGGCCACCGGGCGGCTACTGGACGGCGTCCTGCCGGGAGGCGCGCGCCAGGGCCTCGGCGGCGGCGTCCTCCTTGCCCTTCTGGGCACCGCCCTGGCTGCGGATGATGGCCCGCACCAGGAACCCGAAACCGATCGCCATCACCAGCGGCGGCACGATCGCGCTCACGTACTGCATCGGATCACTCCTCTTCGGAATCGGCGTCGTCGGCCTTGGCCGCCGCGGCACCCTTGGATTCGGGCTTGACCAGCGGGAAGAGCACCGTCTCGCGGATGTTCTTGCCGGTGAGCAGCATGATCAGGCGGTCCACCCCGAGCCCCAGGCCGCCGGTGGGCGGCATCGCGTACTCCAGGGCGCGCAGGAAGTCCTCGTCGACCTGCATCGCCTCGACGTCGCCGCCGGCCGCCAGCAGCGACTGCGCGGTGAGCCGGGCGCGCTGCTCGACCGGGTCGATCAGCTCCGAGTAGGCGGTGCCGATCTCGGTGCCGAAGATCACCAGGTCCCACTTCTCGGCGACGCCCGGGACCGAGCGGTGCTGCCGGGTGAGCGGGGAGACCTCGGTCGGGTAGTCCTTGATGAAGGTCGGGCGGATCGCGTTCTCCTCCAGGAGCCGCTCGATCATCTCCAGGACGATCTGGCCGTGGCCCCACTCCTTCTCGTAGGGCACGCCGGCCGCGTCACAGAGCCTGCGCAGCTCCTCGACGCCGGTCTGCGGGGTGATCTCGGTGCCGATCCGCGCCGAGATGCCCGGGTAGACGCTGACCTCCTCCCACGGCTCGGCCAGGTCGATCTCGTGCTCCACGCCGTGCGGGTCGGTGCCGCGGACCACGGTGGTGCCCAGCGCGTCCTTGGCGGCGTTGATCACGATCGCCCGGATCAGCTCGGCCTGGGTGTCGTAGTCGCCGTACGCCTCGTACGACTCCAGCGCGGTGAACTCCGGGTTGTGGGTAGCGTCCGCGCCCTC
Protein-coding regions in this window:
- the lysX gene encoding bifunctional lysylphosphatidylglycerol synthetase/lysine--tRNA ligase LysX, translated to MSDQSSLPATDDLPEQMRVRREKLERLRAAGIDPYPVGFPRTTTIADLRAKHPDLAPDVATGERVGVTGRVILARTGGKLCFATLRDGSGDLQVMFSLDKLGEERLAAWKTDIDLGDQVGVEGEVITSRRGELSIMVDSWALTAKCLRPLPDKHKGLTDPEARVRQRYVDLIVNPEAREMLQLRTRVIRSIRRTYEDRGYLEVETPMLQPIHGGANARPFITHINAYDIDLYLRIATELYLKRLVVGGAEKVFEVNRNFRNEGADATHNPEFTALESYEAYGDYDTQAELIRAIVINAAKDALGTTVVRGTDPHGVEHEIDLAEPWEEVSVYPGISARIGTEITPQTGVEELRRLCDAAGVPYEKEWGHGQIVLEMIERLLEENAIRPTFIKDYPTEVSPLTRQHRSVPGVAEKWDLVIFGTEIGTAYSELIDPVEQRARLTAQSLLAAGGDVEAMQVDEDFLRALEYAMPPTGGLGLGVDRLIMLLTGKNIRETVLFPLVKPESKGAAAAKADDADSEEE
- a CDS encoding amino-acid N-acetyltransferase, which gives rise to MEVTIRRARTSDVRAVRRLIDAYSRDGILLDKPTVTLFESIQEFWVAERDEDGRVVACGALHVMWEDLAEVRTLAVDPICRGHGIGHILLDKLLQTARWLGVRRIFCLTFEVAFFAKHGFVEIGETDDGTTDPAVIATEVYEELLRSYDEGVAEFLDLERVKPNTLGNSRMLLHL
- a CDS encoding helix-turn-helix domain-containing protein, giving the protein MVTLRQQVSTNSKVVQAKAATVSDVKFDWRYFGDELKFHREAAGLSQQQLGDKVHCSGTYIGQFENATRRPQLPLAKLFDQALGTNGLFARMCEKLHKDSPFADHFAAASELEACAQKICEYSPLLVPGLLQTPAYARAVFRSGHPLLTDEAIDEMVAARMARARILTESARETMPELWAILDESILRRPVGGPVVMSEQLWHIVQFAEDHRIILQVVPFSAGVYALLEGMLQIMSFAEEPPVAYAEGPCSGQLLDDPAVVAKCQMNYDLLRATALSQEASLALTKTAAEEYAHAQ
- a CDS encoding GNAT family N-acetyltransferase, with the protein product MELPWGLYLDIGKPAQLGRHVLPEAEESAVRAAVEAVAVPHTWITVPMEPGEVAPWLPGGWVADEDESGHLMATELRVTNPAVPEGYAASEEVRDGVLYVQVHDAGGELAAKGQLALLGEAVVVDRVVTETAHRRRGLGDFVMRTLADRAVARGATLGVLGATDEGRALYETLGWKRYSALADCIYRPW
- a CDS encoding ATP-binding protein; amino-acid sequence: MPRSDRSPARARAALRDLLARVKGGERYADRGELLLSELVTNAVVHGKNDGTRIHVKLALRDDLLRIEVHDRIEGTPLPRQTTADDSSGRGLHLVDSLALRWGCGPRGDGYLGKVVWCETAPEEG
- a CDS encoding GNAT family N-acetyltransferase, producing MILRELSPHDAEDVRQIYHGESVRYLGRDEMSATEATEYIARCIAWRQQDPRVQHILGVEVASNLVGVIKLRADATTGRLSYIIRHDCWGRGYATAAVRELLTLAFNPLALTAVSAKHLPENAASGRVLLKAGFALIGEADGFAHYRISLAEEPVNTAGR
- a CDS encoding zinc-binding dehydrogenase — encoded protein: MFEHVPPVVVGYWTEQVLQATGGAGVDVVFDGVGGEIGRAAFELTARHGRFFVHGASSGQLTAIEPVEAQKCGVEVIGIEQLYGFRPRMHQWAEQVMAEAVAGRVRPVIGQTFPLDHAADAHAAIESRSALGKTLLLI
- a CDS encoding BlaI/MecI/CopY family transcriptional regulator, with the translated sequence MVRPLGELENAVMTRVWEWNRPVTVREVLLDLRAERDIAYTTVMTVLDKLYRKGWLRRERDGRAYRYAPVSSREAYTATLMHDAWATSDNPAAALVHFFGMMSAEQREALGDALRVAGPEAEGPTR
- a CDS encoding histone-like nucleoid-structuring protein Lsr2; translated protein: MAQRVQVILEDDLDGGSADETVTFALDGVAYEIDLKSDNAEKLRSLLAPYVDKGRKQSGRLTSARRTGGRGSARPSSGSADTAKIRTWAKDNGYNVNDRGRVPSNVREAYEAAQVGAA